A window of Thiocapsa bogorovii genomic DNA:
TTGGAGCTGTTTATGTCTATCGAACGCATCGTATTTGCCGTCGCCGGCGCCTTCATCCTGATCTCGCTCCTGCTTGCGCACTACGTCAGCCCCTACTGGCTGTGGTTCACGGCCTTCGTCGGCCTGA
This region includes:
- a CDS encoding YgaP family membrane protein, which produces MSIERIVFAVAGAFILISLLLAHYVSPYWLWFTAFVGLNLFQSAFTGFCPMALILKKMGKKTGPAF